The following proteins come from a genomic window of Tepidiforma thermophila:
- a CDS encoding DUF2298 domain-containing protein: MEAVLATLLASLALGAIGLPLAAVLLRRLPDMGAGLAIPLGLLAVSLPYFLLRVVDVLPPGRGGYLIAAALAGAGAAFVSRHIRWRRADRARLLVGIVIAASVYSAAFLAYTAFRSYNPEIVGTEQPMDLLFLNATLTSPEYPPRDPWLAGEPVSYYYFGYLQTGVLTAIPGVPSSVGYNLGLAATFAATASGLVSVAWALGRWALPARARRYAAVAPAAAIVLVLFVGSLSAVFEWAAAHERYSEPLYRAFGVDYLLPCEPGTTANCYAGPAGSRTSAWYPTEYWFWWRGSRVIPGTITEFPSFSFLLGDLHPHVMALPLVTLATGIALALWRDRTPLTWRRARARPWEPAVLGAIFGALAFQNAWDVITFSALLALAAIGRNARLMPVVRALAGAAAFLAPAGAAAVALYAPWWLTFSSQASGLLPYVGEGTRPAHAFLQFGVPGLAAAALLLAAYPGRERLGPPAVAAGWVAVVPFVGWVAFAAARGDLATGADARGSGGWVTLAVLGLAAWSLGALALTHAVVRRGAAPAAALAALGFLLLYGAELFLIRDIFYGSVPRLNTVFKLSYQAWLLLGIAGAVALSGVVAAAVTRGPRCLQLPRPAVARAALLPLGLLVAAGLAYPLLAVFNRTEGFSRATAIDGLAWLQASDPDEYAITRWVAANTPPGAVVIEATGRRWAIDAAGNRTMVDANVDYTDAGRIASRTGRQTPIGWYFHEIQWRGDSEANRSRLLQRQDAVDSAYLTTSPDRVVSVMRDFGAEYLVVGAVELARYPGPFPDYDTFLDRVFESGRYRVYRLPEYRPVSAP; this comes from the coding sequence ATGGAGGCTGTCCTTGCGACGCTGCTCGCTTCGCTCGCCCTCGGAGCGATCGGCCTGCCGCTCGCTGCCGTTCTCCTCCGGCGCCTCCCCGACATGGGAGCCGGGCTCGCTATCCCCCTTGGCCTGCTCGCTGTCTCCCTCCCGTATTTCCTCCTGCGCGTGGTAGACGTGCTGCCGCCCGGCCGGGGCGGCTACCTCATCGCCGCTGCGCTGGCGGGGGCCGGTGCCGCGTTCGTCTCCCGGCACATCCGCTGGCGCCGCGCCGACCGGGCGCGCCTCCTCGTCGGCATCGTCATCGCCGCATCCGTCTACTCCGCAGCGTTCCTCGCATACACAGCCTTCCGCTCCTACAACCCGGAAATCGTCGGGACCGAGCAGCCGATGGACCTCCTCTTCCTCAACGCGACGCTTACTTCGCCCGAGTACCCTCCCCGCGACCCGTGGCTTGCCGGCGAGCCCGTTAGCTACTACTACTTCGGCTACCTGCAGACCGGGGTGCTCACCGCCATACCCGGGGTCCCGTCGTCCGTCGGCTACAACCTCGGGCTCGCCGCGACCTTCGCAGCGACAGCCTCCGGGCTCGTATCCGTGGCATGGGCGCTGGGCCGCTGGGCCCTCCCCGCGCGGGCGCGCCGCTACGCCGCGGTCGCGCCTGCTGCTGCCATCGTCCTCGTCCTGTTCGTGGGCTCCCTCTCGGCCGTCTTCGAATGGGCGGCAGCCCATGAGCGATACAGCGAACCGCTCTACCGTGCGTTCGGCGTCGACTACCTCCTCCCCTGCGAGCCGGGAACAACCGCGAACTGCTACGCCGGCCCCGCAGGCTCGCGCACATCAGCGTGGTACCCCACGGAGTACTGGTTTTGGTGGCGCGGCTCCCGGGTCATCCCCGGGACCATTACCGAGTTCCCGTCGTTCAGCTTCCTCCTCGGCGACCTCCATCCGCACGTCATGGCCCTCCCGCTGGTCACCCTCGCGACCGGTATCGCCCTCGCCCTCTGGCGGGACCGGACGCCGCTCACCTGGCGGCGCGCCCGTGCCCGGCCCTGGGAGCCGGCCGTGCTCGGCGCCATTTTCGGCGCGCTCGCCTTCCAGAACGCCTGGGATGTCATCACCTTCTCGGCCCTGCTTGCGCTGGCGGCCATCGGCCGCAACGCCCGGCTGATGCCCGTGGTGCGCGCCCTTGCCGGCGCTGCGGCGTTCCTCGCCCCGGCCGGGGCGGCAGCAGTCGCGCTCTACGCGCCGTGGTGGCTCACCTTCAGCTCCCAGGCGAGCGGGCTCCTGCCGTACGTCGGCGAGGGCACCCGTCCGGCCCACGCCTTTCTCCAGTTCGGCGTTCCCGGCCTGGCGGCGGCGGCGCTGCTGCTCGCCGCCTACCCGGGCCGGGAACGCCTCGGCCCGCCCGCGGTCGCCGCCGGATGGGTCGCAGTCGTCCCCTTCGTCGGGTGGGTCGCCTTCGCCGCTGCCCGCGGCGACCTTGCAACCGGTGCCGATGCCCGCGGCTCGGGCGGCTGGGTCACGCTGGCGGTTCTCGGACTCGCCGCCTGGTCCCTGGGCGCGCTTGCGCTGACCCATGCAGTTGTCCGCCGGGGGGCAGCTCCCGCGGCAGCGCTCGCCGCGCTGGGCTTCCTCCTTCTCTACGGGGCCGAACTCTTCCTAATCCGCGACATCTTCTACGGGTCGGTCCCCCGCCTGAACACCGTCTTCAAGCTCAGCTACCAGGCCTGGCTGCTCCTGGGAATCGCCGGTGCCGTCGCCCTTTCTGGTGTGGTCGCCGCCGCAGTCACCCGTGGGCCGCGCTGCCTCCAGCTCCCGCGCCCTGCGGTGGCCCGCGCCGCCCTCCTCCCGCTGGGCCTGCTTGTCGCTGCCGGGCTCGCCTATCCCCTGCTTGCCGTGTTCAACCGGACCGAGGGCTTTTCCCGGGCGACTGCCATCGACGGGCTGGCCTGGCTCCAGGCATCCGACCCCGACGAGTACGCCATCACCCGCTGGGTTGCGGCGAACACGCCCCCGGGCGCGGTCGTCATCGAGGCGACCGGCCGGCGGTGGGCCATCGATGCCGCCGGGAACCGGACTATGGTTGACGCGAACGTCGACTACACCGACGCCGGCCGTATCGCCTCGCGCACCGGCAGGCAGACGCCGATTGGCTGGTACTTCCACGAGATTCAGTGGCGCGGCGATTCCGAGGCGAACCGGAGCCGCCTGCTTCAACGGCAGGACGCCGTCGACAGCGCCTACCTCACCACCAGCCCCGATCGGGTTGTCTCAGTCATGCGCGACTTCGGCGCAGAGTACCTCGTGGTCGGTGCGGTCGAGCTGGCCCGCTATCCCGGCCCGTTCCCTGACTACGACACCTTCCTCGACCGTGTCTTCGAATCCGGGCGGTACCGGGTCTACCGGCTGCCCGAGTACCGCCCCGTGAGCGCACCATGA
- the ftsY gene encoding signal recognition particle-docking protein FtsY, translated as MRFWRRKPAEAQPANEAAPPAPAEPTAEERAELHEQTGRAVERTRRGIFGRLTALFEKADFGEAIWDELEEILIGSDAGLETTTAILDRVRQRARKEGVKQSARVREILRDELIATLREPGGTVPAWSRPDAPAPLVILVVGVNGAGKTTTIAKMAHAFKRDGATVILGAADTFRAAATDQLKVWGERVGVRVVAHQPGADPGAVAFDTLAAAESSRADVVIIDTAGRLHTKSNLMEELKKIDRVIKRKDPSAPHETLLVLDATTGQNGLQQARTFTGAVGVTGIVLAKLDGTAKGGIAFAIAHELGIPVRFIGTGERMEDLAPFDPVEFVDSLLA; from the coding sequence GTGAGGTTCTGGCGTCGAAAACCCGCAGAGGCTCAGCCGGCAAACGAGGCCGCGCCGCCGGCTCCCGCTGAGCCGACCGCCGAAGAACGCGCCGAGCTCCACGAGCAGACCGGCCGCGCCGTCGAACGGACCCGCCGCGGCATCTTCGGCCGTCTCACCGCGCTATTCGAAAAGGCAGATTTCGGCGAGGCAATCTGGGACGAACTCGAGGAGATCCTCATCGGGTCCGATGCCGGGCTCGAAACCACAACCGCCATCCTCGACCGGGTGCGCCAGCGCGCGAGAAAGGAGGGTGTGAAGCAGTCGGCCCGCGTCCGGGAGATTCTTCGCGACGAGCTCATCGCCACCCTCCGCGAGCCCGGGGGGACCGTCCCCGCGTGGTCGCGGCCTGATGCCCCTGCTCCGCTCGTCATCCTCGTCGTCGGCGTCAACGGTGCCGGCAAGACGACGACCATCGCCAAGATGGCCCATGCGTTCAAGCGCGACGGTGCGACCGTCATCCTCGGCGCCGCTGACACCTTCCGGGCGGCGGCCACGGACCAGCTGAAGGTCTGGGGCGAGCGGGTCGGTGTCCGCGTCGTCGCTCACCAGCCGGGCGCGGACCCGGGCGCGGTCGCGTTCGATACGCTCGCCGCTGCCGAATCCTCGCGCGCCGATGTCGTCATCATCGATACCGCCGGGCGCCTCCACACCAAGTCGAACCTGATGGAGGAGCTGAAGAAGATTGACCGCGTCATCAAGCGCAAGGACCCCTCGGCTCCCCACGAGACGCTCCTCGTGCTCGACGCGACGACCGGCCAGAACGGCCTCCAGCAGGCGCGCACATTCACGGGCGCGGTGGGCGTGACCGGCATCGTCCTCGCCAAGCTCGATGGCACGGCAAAGGGCGGCATCGCCTTCGCGATTGCACACGAACTCGGTATACCTGTCCGGTTTATCGGCACCGGGGAGCGGATGGAGGACCTCGCGCCCTTCGACCCCGTCGAGTTCGTCGACTCCCTGCTGGCCTGA
- the smc gene encoding chromosome segregation protein SMC, with product MYLKRLAIHGFKSFANTTTFDFGPGITAIVGPNGSGKSNVADAIRWVLGEQSARLLRTKKQEDVIFAGTGNRAAVGMAEVALTLDNAERWLPLDFAEVEIARRLYRNGESEYLLNGSRVRLRDILDLLMKGDVGQNSYSIMGQGLVDEVLSMTPDERRSFLDEAADVKRFRLKIKEAQDRLAATSDNIERVALVIQEIEPRLSQLSRQAERAAEYRRLTAELASLLRLYYGHLWAEAQNAVVRVRAALDQGIAENEAAARRVQQLREQLRTLSDEIRKRRDAIARRDTRSAELEQRIAATEQAIALDRERRSMVAVRSEEVRRELEALEAERLALASTDVDDGRRNLEIAGQAEAIRAEMERARAELDAAEREYSRVRSRVQELRDGADGDDRRAASFRADIEAAERRIADLDHELEQLVARRKATIVELLGSRRRIAEARAAVAEGEERLVRAREEADAAREQLLRVQEEVREYEAAGNQDLRELDHLEGRLDALRRVQAEHDGVAAGTRQVLIMGQALIEEFEPGSLGEPPELPGVIGLLSRQLRVPPGLEIAINAALEHRLHAIIVENEAVALEAIAILQRRRQGRAQFLPLDTVRHVYPLNLQKERGVVGVASKLVRCDQRVRALVDTLLGRVIVVEDIQVAMRMIRRSLGSVVTLDGVYIEPTGVIAGGATGADEGEFARQRELEELPARIEELRRRTEVAAERIAQARLAIEQVARRSHEAEANYELLRRALEGARHDLERERERRHRIRRDADALRSKRADIQRERAGRLQQIEQARLALQALESRAAERRAELATLEEELALATARREAALAAVSEVSSKLAAAEGERRTLLAMREQHERALERLDAQIQAKKLQARNLELEAGVIEERLERLARELETIRAEQARFAEDAAPDRDELHRLENHERAIQDEFAAAQEQLLSIDRRRLDLENELARAHERLESLRHEMEREGLGPAPSGEIVSLDELERMESAREPEAPRVQGGAAIDVEAARARIEELRRQIRRLGAINEEAPEDYHELKERHEFLTTQLADLTDAADQLRTAIAELNEEIRTRFTVTFETVNRAFGEYFQAFFGGGHASLALTDPEHPAESGIEIEAQPPGKRIKSLSLLSGGERSLTAVALLFALLTANPAPFCVLDEVDAALDEANVGRFTGALKKLSERTQFIVVTHNRRTIEVADAIYGVSMGRDGVSKVLSLRLSDLPQS from the coding sequence ATGTACCTGAAGCGGCTCGCCATCCACGGCTTCAAGAGCTTCGCCAATACCACGACCTTCGACTTCGGGCCCGGCATTACCGCCATCGTCGGCCCGAACGGTTCCGGCAAGAGCAATGTGGCCGATGCGATCCGCTGGGTGCTCGGTGAGCAGAGCGCCCGCCTCCTCCGCACGAAAAAACAGGAAGATGTCATCTTCGCCGGCACCGGCAACCGCGCGGCGGTTGGCATGGCCGAAGTCGCGCTCACGCTCGACAACGCTGAGCGGTGGCTCCCGCTCGACTTCGCAGAGGTCGAAATCGCCCGCCGCCTCTACCGCAACGGCGAAAGCGAATACCTGCTCAACGGCTCGCGCGTACGGCTTCGCGACATCCTCGACCTTTTGATGAAGGGCGACGTCGGCCAGAACTCCTACTCCATTATGGGCCAGGGCCTGGTCGACGAGGTCCTCTCGATGACCCCCGACGAACGCCGCTCGTTTCTTGATGAAGCGGCCGACGTCAAGCGGTTTCGCCTCAAGATCAAGGAAGCCCAGGACCGGCTCGCTGCCACCAGCGACAACATTGAGCGGGTCGCGCTTGTCATCCAGGAGATCGAACCTCGGCTCAGCCAGCTGAGCCGCCAGGCCGAGCGCGCTGCCGAGTATCGCCGTCTCACGGCCGAGCTCGCGAGCCTCCTCAGGCTCTACTACGGCCACCTGTGGGCAGAAGCCCAGAACGCGGTCGTGCGGGTCCGTGCAGCCCTCGACCAGGGCATCGCCGAGAACGAGGCCGCCGCCCGCCGCGTCCAGCAGCTGCGCGAGCAGCTTCGTACCCTCTCCGACGAGATTCGCAAGCGCCGCGACGCAATTGCCCGGCGCGATACCCGTAGCGCCGAGCTGGAGCAGCGCATCGCAGCGACCGAGCAGGCGATCGCCCTTGACCGCGAGCGTCGCTCCATGGTCGCCGTGCGCAGCGAAGAGGTCCGCCGCGAACTCGAAGCGCTCGAAGCCGAGCGCCTCGCGCTGGCGAGCACAGATGTCGATGATGGCCGCCGCAATCTCGAGATCGCCGGGCAGGCGGAAGCGATCCGCGCCGAGATGGAGCGCGCCCGCGCGGAGCTTGATGCCGCTGAGCGCGAGTACTCGCGGGTCCGCAGCCGCGTTCAGGAGCTCCGCGACGGCGCCGACGGCGACGACCGTCGTGCCGCGTCCTTCCGCGCCGACATCGAAGCCGCGGAGCGGCGCATCGCCGACCTCGACCACGAACTGGAACAGCTCGTGGCGCGCCGCAAGGCTACAATCGTCGAGCTGCTTGGCAGCCGGCGCCGCATCGCCGAAGCCCGCGCCGCAGTCGCCGAGGGCGAGGAACGGCTTGTCCGCGCCCGTGAAGAGGCCGACGCGGCCCGCGAGCAGCTGCTTCGCGTCCAGGAGGAGGTGCGCGAGTACGAGGCTGCCGGCAACCAGGACCTCCGCGAGCTCGATCACCTCGAGGGGCGGCTCGATGCCCTTCGCCGGGTACAGGCCGAGCATGACGGCGTTGCTGCCGGCACTCGCCAGGTGCTGATCATGGGCCAGGCGCTCATTGAGGAGTTCGAACCCGGCAGTCTTGGCGAGCCGCCCGAACTCCCGGGGGTCATCGGCCTGCTCTCACGCCAGCTCCGGGTGCCGCCCGGGCTCGAAATCGCCATCAACGCCGCGCTCGAACACCGCCTGCACGCCATCATCGTCGAAAACGAAGCGGTCGCCCTCGAAGCGATCGCCATACTCCAGCGGCGCCGGCAGGGGCGTGCCCAGTTCCTGCCCCTCGATACCGTCCGTCACGTCTACCCGCTCAACCTCCAGAAGGAGCGCGGCGTCGTCGGCGTTGCCTCAAAGCTCGTCCGCTGCGACCAGCGGGTCCGCGCGCTCGTCGATACCCTCCTCGGCCGCGTCATCGTTGTCGAAGACATCCAGGTTGCGATGCGGATGATCCGTCGCTCGCTCGGGTCCGTTGTGACTCTTGATGGTGTGTACATCGAGCCGACCGGGGTCATCGCCGGCGGAGCGACGGGGGCCGACGAGGGCGAGTTCGCCCGCCAGCGCGAACTGGAAGAGCTGCCGGCGCGCATCGAAGAGCTGCGCAGGCGGACCGAGGTCGCTGCGGAACGCATCGCCCAGGCCCGGCTCGCCATCGAACAGGTCGCCCGGCGCTCCCACGAGGCCGAGGCAAACTACGAACTGCTCCGCCGGGCTCTCGAGGGCGCGCGGCACGACCTTGAGCGGGAGCGGGAGCGCCGCCACCGCATCCGCCGCGATGCCGATGCCCTCCGCTCCAAGCGTGCCGACATCCAGCGCGAGCGCGCCGGGCGCCTCCAGCAGATTGAGCAGGCGCGGCTTGCTCTCCAGGCGCTGGAAAGCCGCGCCGCCGAGCGTCGCGCTGAGCTCGCGACGCTTGAAGAGGAACTGGCCCTGGCCACTGCCCGGCGCGAAGCCGCGCTCGCAGCGGTCAGCGAGGTGTCCAGCAAACTCGCCGCCGCTGAAGGCGAGCGTCGCACCCTGCTCGCCATGCGGGAGCAGCATGAGCGCGCGCTCGAACGGCTGGATGCCCAAATCCAGGCGAAGAAGCTCCAGGCGCGCAACCTCGAACTCGAAGCCGGCGTGATCGAGGAACGGCTCGAACGGCTCGCACGCGAGCTCGAAACCATCCGCGCGGAGCAGGCGCGGTTCGCCGAAGATGCCGCACCCGACCGCGACGAACTCCACCGCCTTGAGAATCACGAGCGCGCCATCCAGGACGAATTCGCAGCCGCGCAGGAGCAGCTGCTCTCCATCGACCGGCGCCGGCTCGACCTCGAGAACGAGCTCGCCCGGGCCCACGAACGGCTCGAATCCCTCCGCCACGAAATGGAGCGCGAAGGGCTCGGGCCTGCGCCGTCCGGCGAGATCGTCAGTCTCGACGAGCTGGAGCGCATGGAGTCGGCCCGTGAGCCGGAAGCGCCTCGCGTCCAGGGCGGCGCCGCCATCGACGTCGAAGCCGCCCGTGCGCGGATTGAAGAGCTCCGGCGCCAGATTCGCCGCCTCGGCGCCATCAACGAAGAGGCCCCCGAGGATTACCACGAGCTGAAGGAGCGACATGAGTTCCTCACTACCCAGCTCGCCGACCTCACCGACGCCGCCGACCAGCTCCGCACCGCCATCGCAGAGCTGAACGAGGAGATCCGGACTCGCTTCACCGTCACCTTCGAGACCGTCAACCGTGCGTTCGGCGAGTACTTCCAGGCCTTCTTCGGCGGCGGCCATGCCAGCCTCGCCCTCACCGACCCGGAGCACCCCGCCGAGTCCGGCATCGAGATTGAGGCCCAGCCGCCCGGCAAGCGGATCAAGAGCCTGTCGCTGCTCTCCGGCGGCGAGCGCTCGCTCACAGCAGTGGCGCTCCTGTTCGCCCTGCTCACAGCGAATCCCGCCCCGTTCTGCGTGCTCGACGAAGTCGATGCCGCCCTCGACGAAGCCAACGTCGGGCGCTTCACCGGCGCGCTCAAGAAGCTGAGCGAACGGACGCAGTTCATCGTCGTCACGCACAACCGCCGCACCATCGAGGTCGCCGATGCGATTTACGGCGTCTCCATGGGCCGCGATGGCGTGTCGAAGGTCCTCAGCCTCCGGCTGTCAGACCTTCCCCAGTCATGA
- the rnc gene encoding ribonuclease III: MGQSETGDRAELLTRLRVPSLRPDLLLQALTHSSYLNENPSTPASNERLEFLGDAILGLVIARLLYERCPGAGEGELTRIRAEIVRGSTLARAAARIGLGEFLILGRGEEAAGGRTRERNLAGALEALIGAVYLDRGLPVARALIRRLLRDEIDQAIREGVRPDAKSSLQHLAQARWHEPPEYVTVEHTADAPHRRFVVEVKVAGLPLGRGEGRSKREAQQRAAQAALEGLRSKEGAACT; encoded by the coding sequence GTGGGACAATCCGAAACAGGGGACCGCGCCGAGCTGCTCACCCGCCTCAGGGTCCCCTCGCTTCGTCCCGACCTCCTCCTCCAGGCATTGACGCACTCCTCTTACCTGAACGAAAACCCGTCCACCCCGGCCTCCAATGAGCGGCTGGAATTCCTCGGCGATGCGATCCTCGGCCTCGTTATCGCGCGGCTGCTCTATGAGCGCTGCCCCGGTGCTGGCGAGGGCGAGCTGACGCGGATCCGCGCCGAAATCGTCCGCGGGAGCACGCTCGCCCGTGCAGCAGCCCGCATCGGCCTCGGCGAATTCCTCATCCTCGGGCGCGGCGAGGAGGCCGCGGGCGGCCGCACCCGCGAACGGAACCTCGCCGGCGCGCTGGAAGCCCTGATTGGCGCCGTGTACCTCGACAGGGGCCTGCCGGTCGCCAGGGCGCTGATTCGCCGTCTTCTGCGCGACGAGATTGACCAGGCGATCCGCGAGGGGGTTCGGCCCGACGCGAAGAGCTCGCTGCAGCACCTTGCCCAGGCTCGCTGGCATGAACCGCCGGAATATGTGACGGTTGAGCATACGGCGGATGCACCCCATCGCCGATTTGTCGTTGAAGTCAAAGTGGCCGGGCTGCCGCTCGGTCGCGGCGAGGGACGCAGCAAACGCGAAGCTCAGCAGCGCGCAGCCCAGGCCGCGCTCGAAGGGCTTCGCAGCAAGGAGGGCGCAGCATGTACCTGA
- a CDS encoding methyl-accepting chemotaxis protein — MSFWSNQSIVVKLVVAAVGSLALMSVAVILGVSRVITGETNETTRTILTGQAELAVREALAEIERETSRASALGFAGQFTSLAANSNAAPASESELKSLDEQWIAWQKGGTGGRAEQVYESLVQNAASRAIREFQARYPQHIEMFATDRFGRNIAQVQPTSDYYQADEGWWKAAYADGKGAIVVQPASYDESTGKWGMNVAAPIMDGNQVVGVLRSTIDVTAVFEKLRAFAFGETGSVVLLDREGKVLYHPNQEVFGQPLADVLSSAAAGRTSAQGTYTDPDGSAWRFAAMPAPGPLGEQLGWMIVARKTPSEANAATLAAVRSAVLIVLVAAVAAAGVTGAVAWTIGRRARRIAGAARVMATGNIAAAHADDRSTDEIGAVAASFRDMQDYFAQIAEAAERFAGGDLAAAVRPRGDSDQLGNALSRMFAEMRRVVASVARQGQAILDAADALQEASTQLASATSQISNAMEDVTRSAVALSSLSQESAGEVQRLAAVSSDVADAATQSLRAVELSRSEAARIGERIEQVAAVSRDVAAAADASRAAADQGKQAVTQAVASMESIAAAVERASRTVDQLGEFGQQIGDIVRTIDEIAAQTNLLALNAAIEAARAGEQGRGFAVVAENVRSLAERSSASTKEIADLIARVRSGTEEAVRAMAAGVEDVEKGRAITAEAGQALEAIIATVQSSASSMQAIAHDVQDLAVGARRIVETSEAIAERTERTVQGADSVGSGAARVSDAILQVSAASEQTSASAEEVSASTQELAAQSASLAETAARMRRLADELAASIAHFRGAAA, encoded by the coding sequence ATGTCGTTCTGGAGCAACCAATCTATCGTCGTAAAGCTTGTCGTCGCTGCGGTCGGCTCGCTCGCCCTGATGTCGGTGGCCGTCATCCTGGGCGTGAGTCGCGTCATCACTGGCGAAACGAACGAAACTACCCGGACCATCCTCACCGGCCAGGCCGAGCTGGCCGTCCGGGAGGCCCTCGCAGAGATTGAGCGCGAGACGTCGAGGGCATCCGCGCTCGGCTTCGCCGGCCAGTTCACGAGTCTCGCCGCAAACTCGAACGCGGCTCCGGCCAGCGAGAGCGAGCTCAAATCGCTCGATGAGCAGTGGATCGCCTGGCAAAAAGGCGGGACCGGTGGACGCGCCGAACAGGTGTACGAGTCCCTGGTCCAAAATGCCGCCTCCCGCGCCATTCGGGAGTTCCAGGCCCGCTATCCCCAGCACATCGAAATGTTCGCCACGGACCGGTTTGGGCGGAACATCGCCCAGGTGCAGCCGACGTCCGATTACTACCAGGCAGATGAAGGCTGGTGGAAAGCTGCCTACGCAGACGGCAAAGGGGCGATCGTCGTACAGCCAGCCTCATACGATGAGAGCACCGGGAAATGGGGGATGAACGTCGCGGCTCCGATCATGGACGGCAACCAGGTGGTCGGAGTGCTCCGCAGCACCATCGACGTCACCGCGGTGTTTGAAAAGCTGCGCGCCTTCGCGTTCGGGGAGACGGGCAGCGTGGTCCTGCTCGACAGGGAGGGCAAGGTCCTGTACCACCCAAACCAGGAAGTCTTCGGGCAGCCGCTTGCCGACGTGCTCTCCAGCGCGGCAGCCGGGCGTACGTCTGCCCAGGGCACGTACACCGACCCTGACGGTTCGGCGTGGCGGTTTGCCGCTATGCCCGCGCCGGGGCCCCTTGGGGAACAGCTCGGGTGGATGATCGTTGCCCGGAAAACACCGTCGGAGGCGAATGCCGCGACGCTGGCAGCTGTCCGCAGCGCGGTCCTGATCGTGCTCGTCGCCGCCGTCGCCGCCGCCGGCGTGACAGGTGCCGTTGCCTGGACCATAGGCCGGCGCGCCCGCCGCATCGCCGGGGCCGCGCGAGTGATGGCGACCGGGAATATCGCCGCTGCCCACGCCGACGACCGGAGCACCGATGAGATCGGAGCCGTGGCCGCCTCCTTCCGCGACATGCAGGACTACTTCGCCCAGATTGCCGAGGCGGCCGAGCGCTTCGCCGGGGGCGACCTGGCTGCCGCGGTCCGGCCCCGCGGCGATTCCGACCAGCTCGGCAATGCGCTCAGTCGGATGTTCGCCGAGATGCGCCGGGTGGTCGCGTCCGTCGCCCGCCAGGGCCAGGCGATCCTTGATGCTGCCGACGCTCTCCAGGAGGCATCCACCCAGCTTGCCTCTGCGACGTCGCAAATCTCGAACGCAATGGAGGATGTCACCCGCTCGGCCGTGGCACTCTCCAGCCTGTCGCAGGAATCGGCAGGCGAAGTCCAGCGCCTCGCCGCGGTTTCGAGCGATGTCGCCGACGCCGCTACGCAGTCGCTTCGTGCTGTCGAACTCTCCCGGTCCGAGGCAGCGCGCATCGGCGAACGGATTGAGCAGGTTGCCGCCGTCTCCCGCGATGTGGCTGCCGCCGCCGATGCCTCCCGCGCTGCAGCGGACCAGGGCAAGCAGGCCGTCACCCAGGCTGTCGCGTCGATGGAGTCCATCGCGGCGGCCGTTGAGCGCGCCTCACGCACCGTCGACCAGCTCGGTGAATTCGGACAGCAAATCGGCGACATCGTCCGGACCATTGACGAGATTGCAGCCCAAACCAATCTCCTCGCCCTGAACGCCGCAATCGAGGCAGCGCGGGCCGGGGAGCAGGGCCGCGGATTCGCTGTTGTCGCGGAGAATGTCCGCTCCCTGGCCGAGCGCTCCAGTGCATCGACCAAGGAGATCGCCGACCTCATCGCCCGGGTCCGCTCGGGCACCGAAGAGGCGGTCCGGGCGATGGCCGCTGGCGTCGAAGATGTCGAAAAGGGCCGTGCGATCACTGCGGAAGCAGGCCAGGCGCTTGAAGCCATTATCGCCACAGTGCAGTCCTCGGCCTCGAGCATGCAGGCTATCGCGCACGACGTGCAGGACCTTGCCGTCGGGGCCCGGCGCATCGTCGAAACCTCGGAGGCCATCGCCGAGCGCACCGAGCGTACCGTGCAGGGCGCCGATAGCGTCGGGTCGGGCGCCGCCCGGGTGAGCGACGCCATCCTGCAGGTCTCGGCTGCGAGCGAGCAGACGTCCGCCTCGGCCGAGGAGGTGTCGGCATCGACCCAGGAGCTCGCGGCGCAGAGCGCCAGCCTTGCGGAAACGGCGGCACGCATGCGCCGGCTCGCGGACGAGCTTGCTGCGTCCATCGCCCACTTCCGGGGGGCCGCAGCCTAG